One Clarias gariepinus isolate MV-2021 ecotype Netherlands chromosome 18, CGAR_prim_01v2, whole genome shotgun sequence genomic window carries:
- the LOC128507038 gene encoding verrucotoxin subunit beta-like gives MDSRYMEIAALGRPLYPGMLYDCRKDTFIPGVTLWDKKALRDDLDVHKQPKTHLKFAASDTLSDKANLLDISASLKASFYSGLVEVGGSAKYLRDKKSSAHQCRVTMQYSQTTKFEQLTMKELGNITYPQVFDQKTATHVVTAVLYGAQAFMVFDYTSDENESKQAIEGHLHAVVKKIPTISIEGEASLQMTEEEKKLAENISVTFYGDFELEENPTTYKEALEVYKKLPTLMKQQQNKGVPLNVWLYPLTLLNDKAAKLVREISMSLVCKAEHLLEELGEVERRCNDLIKNQMTHNFPDLKDRLSKFQALQKNYTRSFQKALSRVLPAIRGGIQEDKALVDILNVNYKSPFTASNMNKWLDDVTTELNILSSYTSGLKDLTVVKSPASLSSIFLDPDVDVVVCLSFTSLKYEDSYLTALQDFENIEGFTVLGQSGERDFFLQATQPWFTSSDISESMRQNLSLFASFSKANKNDKRMKFIIVSITDACNPGTSIRLYQKGRLIDSRFQPVSKPPLPMVETSDEKVILKLSKSPTGKTLQFRVEYRMTESTDSAADADEWLVKDTFDAQTSFTLTGLKPAKQYLVRYKAVSDVGVSEASETVSFTFHGEPDVGICEASDSDTLIPQTFSAKVGQSWNITTSSLFNEVRTKIMTSMGMSRWSLFTIKSEISNVVNSPSIPYTDTIPGGLRAEMALYFQGIATGQEFSFNLITGLTINDDIAFHFNPRINDSVVQNSRRTGSWENEERTSGCPISRGSAFDIFIVTNSEGYVVYVNGQWNCLFKHRMPMEKVAKLYICGDVILNMVGIVGNWSESTFGKELLLGMSRTKLSDIQFDIPQPVCTPRKQYMGPIPGGLRPGMALFLQGVVPSDCERFAINFQTGPEYLHDIAFHFNPRMYAVICNTCRNGTWDENHIEEQGGPFVKGGAFDIIMVIKPECYEVIVNGLEYCKFNHRIPVEKVTTLDIRGDVFIKILRFIEVDGVNLKVGMPANI, from the exons ATGGATTCCAGATACATGGAAATAGCTGCCCTGGGAAGACCTCTGTATCCCGGTATGCTGTATGATTGCCGCAAGGACACCTTTATTCCAG GTGTTACATTATGGGATAAGAAAGCACTTCGTGATGACCTTGATGTGCATAAACAACCTAAAACACATCTGAAGTTTGCTGCCTCTGACACTCTCAGTGACAAGGCCAACCTTCTAGATATAAGTGCTTCCCTTAAAGCCAGTTTCTATAGTGGTTTAGTGGAGGTCGGAGGTTCGGCCAAGTACCTGCGTGATAAAAAATCTTCAGCACATCAGTGCAGAGTTACTATGCAGTACAGCCAAACAACAAAATTTGAACAACTTACTATGAAGGAGCTTGGCAATATCACCTATCCACAAGTATTTGACCAGAAAACAGCCACTCATGTAGTTACAGCTGTACTATATGGAGCTCAGGCTTTCATGGTGTTTGATTATACAAGTGAtgaaaatgaaagcaaacaagCTATAGAAGGACACCTTCATGCAGTGGTCAAAAAGATCCCTACCATTTCCATAGAGGGTGAAGCATCCCTACAGATgactgaagaggaaaaaaaactggcTGAGAATATCAGTGTCACATTTTATGGTGACTTTGAACTTGAAGAAAATCCCACCACATACAAGGAAGCCCTAGAAGTGTACAAGAAGTTGCCCACTCTgatgaaacaacaacaaaataaaggcGTTCCACTTAATGTGTGGCTGTATCCTCTCACACTTTTGAATGATAAGGCTGCAAAGTTGGTGAGGGAAATCAGCATGAGCCTGGTGTGTAAAGCAGAACATTTGCTGGAGGAGCTTGGTGAAGTGGAGAGAAGATGTaatgatttgattaaaaatCAAATGACACATAATTTTCCTGACTTAAAAGACAGGTTGTCAAAGTTTCAGGCTTTACAAAAGAATTATACGAGATCATTCCAGAAGGCACTTTCTAGAGTTTTACCAGCTATTCGAGGTGGGATACAAGAGGACAAAGCACTTGTGGACATCCTGAACGTTAATTACAAATCACCTTTCACAGCTAGCAACATGAACAAATGGTTAGACGATGTCACAACTGAATTAAATATACTGAGTTCCTATACCAGTGGGCTGAAGGACCTGACAGTTGTGAAATCACCAGCATCGCTCAGTTCCATCTTCTTGGATCCTGATGTTGATGTGGTGGTATGTTTGTCTTTTACATCTTTAAAGTATGAAGACTCCTATCTAACAGCTCTACAAGACTTTGAGAACATTGAAGGATTTACAGTGTTGGGACAATCAGGTGAGAGGGATTTCTTTCTCCAAGCAACACAGCCTTGGTTCACTTCTTCTGACATTTCTGAGAGCATGAGGCAGAACCTTTCTCTTTTTGCAAGTTTTTCAAAAGCCAATAAAAATGATAAGAGAATGAAGTTTATCATTGTCTCCATAACTGATGCCTGCAATCCAGGAACCTCCATCCGACTTTATCAGAAAGGCCGTCTGATAGATTCTAGGTTCCAGCCTGTATCCAAACCCCCTCTACCCATGGTGGAGACCAGTGATGAGAAAGTTATTTTAAAGCTTTCAAAATCTCCAACTGGAAAGACGTTACAGTTCAGAGTTGAGTACAGGATGACAGAATCAACTGATTCAGCAGCTGATGCCGATGAATGGTTAGTCAAAGACACTTTTGATGCCCAGACCAGCTTTACATTGACTGGACTCAAGCCAGCAAAGCAATACTTGGTCCGCTACAAAGCTGTTAGTGATGTGGGAGTGAGTGAAGCCAGCGAAACCGTTTCCTTCACTTTTCATGGGGAGCCTGATGTGGGAATTTGTGAAGCCAGTGACTCTGACACCTTGATTCCTCAGACATTCAGTGCCAAAGTGGGCCAGTCCTGG AATATCACCACATCTTCCCTCTTCAATGAAGTAAGGACAAAGATAATGACCAGCATGGGCATGTCACGGTGGTCTCTCTTTACAATCAAGTCAGAGATTTCAAATGTTGTCAACAGTCCT AGCATTCCTTACACTGATACAATTCCTGGAGGGCTGAGAGCAGAAATGGCTTTGTACTTCCAAGGGATTGCAACAGGGCAAGA ATTTTCATTTAATCTCATAACTGGGCTGACGATTAATGATGACATCGCTTTTCACTTCAACCCTCGCATCAATGACTCTGTGGTACAAAATAGCCGCAGGACTGGAAGCTGGGAGAATGAAGAACGCACATCAGGGTGTCCCATTTCCAGGGGATCAGCCTTTGATATCTTTATTGTGACCAATTCAGAAGGCTATGTG GTATATGTAAATGGTCAGTGGAATTGCCTGTTCAAACACCGCATGCCAATGGAGAAAGTGGCTAAACTGTACATTTGCGGAGATGTCATCTTGAACATGGTTGGGATTGTTGGA AACTGGAGTGAATCTACCTTCGGTAAGGAACTACTCCTTGGCATGTCACGGACAAAGCTCTCTGACATCCAGTTTGATATACCACAGCCAGTCTGCACCCCA AGGAAACAATATATGGGACCAATCCCTGGAGGCTTGAGACCTGGTATGGCTTTGTTCCTTCAAGGAGTTGTTCCTTCAGATTGTGAACg CTTTGCAATAAATTTTCAGACTGGGCCAGAGTACCTTCATGACATCGCTTTCCACTTCAACCCCCGTATGTACGCTGTGATCTGTAACACCTGCAGGAATGGGACATGGGATGAGAACCACATTGAGGAACAAGGAGGCCCCTTTGTCAAGGGAGGAGCCTTTGATATCATCATGGTTATTAAACCAGAATGCTATGAG gtaATAGTGAATGGCCTGGAATACTGCAAGTTTAATCACCGTATACCAGTTGAAAAAGTGACCACACTTGACATTAGGGGAGATGTCTTCATAAAAATCCTTCGCTTTATTGAA gtGGATGGTGTTAATCTGAAAGTCGGCATGCCTGCAAATATTTGA